From the genome of Miscanthus floridulus cultivar M001 chromosome 10, ASM1932011v1, whole genome shotgun sequence, one region includes:
- the LOC136484797 gene encoding calmodulin-interacting protein 111-like produces the protein MPRSKGKKKNPSASPRPSPRTPPSRSSAAGSGTGDGERSVDLPSIAAAAAAQFPALVPRGGDGCFAGTVTEVAPRDGSRGGRLGRLWLSEAAMVGAGMRPACLVSVSLISTSSDQLDAFPLVNLFEECSRFFDLDLDNDLLHGEAGKNFVVATVLPSREVPKNGIKLSWDLACVLGHPLVGRSLFISPLCTLQAPKHSDDIHILRVMKCKNLYLSLVPPNIGSSNGIESESDYHPERSTMVMETPKRGPSTPLHKKESNHFPSNSGSSMCLDPTTARSALADEKVNELLHTSAVRWLNGRYLLKGNFVPLSICGKLSLFVVMGAEQDSSSQDVSCEKGNTLSNAEDSTKSGETQVFFLVDRTTKVHLSDSVSTKQLGSDKPGLPSELYEYDDKRNEDFNRAPTLGGLSKESATIKGIISFSLADQIGLPRYKGILLYGPPGTGKTSLASSCAYDAGVNLFTINGPEIISHYYGESEQSLYDVFSSAKQAAPAVIFIDELDAIAPSRKDGSEQLSIRMVATLLKLMDEIGPSDRVLLIAATNRPDSIDPALRRPGRLDKEIEIGVPSPGQRIDILRRLLIGVHHSLSNEELESVALATHGFVGADLAALCNEAALSALRRYISLKENSTQPLGHPGCSFEKCKSQDTEDPSSLSSSFSQLTISSDDVACMKGGNIKSSESYDDTDEIPLLVTIKDFDKAKTKVRPSAMREVLLELPKVRWEDVGGQFSVKEQLIEAIQLPQKCPEAFERLGIRPPRGLLMIGPPGCSKTLMARAAASEAKLNFLAVKGPELFSKWVGDSEKAVRSLFAKARTNAPAILFFDEIDGLAVTRGQENDGTSVADRVLSQLLVEMDGLDQRVGVTVIAATNRPDKIDPALLRPGRFDRVLDVQPPNEADRADIFRIHTRSMPCSADMNLNELARLTEGYTGADIKLICREAAVAALDERFDIREVAMRHFKSAVSRTKPSDVKFFQELAKQFRRSLTSLRQQ, from the exons ATGCCTCGTTCCAAGGGCAAGAAGAAAAACCCGTCGGCGTCGCCGCGGCCGTCCCCACGCACGCCTCCATCTCGCTCCTCCGCCGCTGGCTCCGGAAcgggcgacggcgagagaagCGTCGACCTCCcatccatcgccgccgccgccgcagcgcagTTCCCGGCGCTCGTGCCACGCGGCGGCGATGGCTGCTTCGCTGGCACCGTCACCGAAGTGGCCCCCAGGGACGGGAGCCGCGGCGGCCGCTTGGGGAGGCTCTGGCTCTCCGAGGCCGCTATGGTCGGCGCCGGGATGCGGCCCGCGTGCCTCGTCTCC GTCTCATTAATTTCGACAAGCAGTGATCAGTTAGATGCTTTCCCACTAGTTAATTTATTTGAGGAGTGCAGCAGATTCTTTGATCTTGATCTGGACAATGATCTCCTGCATGGTGAAGCTGGGAAAAACTTTGTGGTTGCTACAGTTCTCCCCTCGCGTGAG GTTCCAAAGAATGGTATCAAGCTCTCTTGGGATCTTGCTTGTGTTTTGGGACACCCTTTGGTAGGTCGATCGTTGTTTATTAGCCCCTTGTGTACACTTCAGGCCCCAAAGCATAGTGATGATATTCATATTTTGCGGGTAATGAAATGTAAGAATCTTTATCTTAGCCTAGTTCCACCTAATATTGGATCTTCCAATGGCATTGAATCAGAGTCTGACTACCATCCTGAAAGAAGCACAATGGTTATGGAGACACCTAAGAGAGGCCCTTCAACTCCACTGCATAAGAAGGAATCCAATCACTTTCCTTCCAATAGTGGCTCTTCAATGTGCTTGGATCCAACCACTGCGAGATCAGCACTAGCAGATGAGAAAGTTAATGAGTTGTTGCATACTTCAGCAGTACGGTGGCTTAATGGTAGATACTTGCTTAAAGGAAACTTTGTTCCTCTCTCAATATGCGGAAAACTGTCTTTgtttgtggtcatgggagcagaACAAGATAGTTCTTCTCAAGATGTTTCATGTGAGAAAGGGAATACACTGTCTAATGCAGAGGATTCAACTAAATCTGGTGAAACCCAAGTTTTCTTCCTTGTTGACAGAACCACAAAAGTTCATTTATCTGATTCTGTCAGCACAAAGCAGCTTGGCTCAGATAAGCCGGGTTTACCATCAGAACTTTATGAGTATGATGACAAAAGAAATGAAGATTTCAATCGTGCTCCAACACTTGGTGGGTTATCTAAAGAGTCAGCAACCATAAAAGGAATAATTTCATTTTCACTAGCTGATCAAATTGGTCTGCCAAG ATACAAAGGTATTCTTCTTTATGGTCCACCTGGAACAGGGAAAACCTCTCTTGCTTCTTCCTGTGCCTATGATGCAGGGGTCAACCTTTTTACAATCAATGGACCAGAGATCATTAGTCATTATTACGGAGAAAGCGAGCAATCTCTGTATGATGTTTTCAGTTCAGCCAAGCAAGCGGCACCTGCTGTG ATATTTATTGATGAATTGGATGCAATTGCTCCATCAAGGAAGGATGGGAGTGAGCAGTTATCTATTAGAATGGTAGCCACTCTGTTAAAACTGATGGATGAGATTGGCCCTAGTGATCGTGTTCTCTTGATTGCTGCTACGAATCGGCCTGATAGTATTGACCCCGCATTGCGACGTCCTGGAAGATTGGATAAAGAAATTGAAATAG GAGTGCCATCCCCGGGACAAAGGATTGACATACTTCGCCGCCTTCTAATTGGAGTTCATCACTCTCTCAGCAATGAAGAACTTGAGTCCGTTGCTCTAGCGACCCATGGATTTGTGGGTGCTGATCTAGCAGCACTATGCAATGAGGCTGCATTGAGTGCTCTGCGGCGTTACATCAGCCTAAAggaaaattcaactcaaccactTGGTCATCCTGGCTGTAGTTTTGAGAAGTGTAAGAGTCAGGATACTGAAGATCCAAGCTCATTATCGTCATCTTTCTCACAGTTGACCATATCATCAGATGATGTTGCCTGCATGAAGGGTGGTAACATAAAAAGTAGTGAGTCTTATGATGATACAGATGAAATACCACTATTAGTAACCATTAAGGATTTTGACAAGGCTAAAACAAAAGTTAGACCAAGTGCAATGCGCGAG GTTCTTCTTGAGCTTCCGAAGGTACGTTGGGAAGATGTTGGTGGTCAGTTCAGTGTCAAGGAGCAGCTAATTGAAGCTATCCAATTACCACAAAAATGCCCAGAAGCATTTGAACGTTTAGGGATCCGACCCCCTAGAGGATTACTAATGATAGGACCGCCAGGTTGCAGCAAGACTTTGATGGCTCGTGCTGCAGCTTCTGAAGCAAAATTGAACTTCCTTGCTGTTAAGGGTCCTGAACTTTTCAGCAAATGGGTCGGTGACTCAGAAAAGGCAGTGAGATCGCTATTTGCAAAGGCAAGGACTAATGCACCGGCAATATTATTTTTTGATGAAATAGATGGGCTTGCAGTAACTCGTGGGCAAGAAAATGATGGCACGTCTGTTGCTGATAGGGTCCTCAGTCAGTTGCTTGTGGAAATGGATG GTTTGGACCAGAGAGTTGGCGTTACTGTTATTGCAGCTACAAATCGTCCTGATAAAATTGATCCTGCACTTCTGAGGCCAG GTCGCTTTGATAGGGTGCTGGATGTGCAACCACCAAACGAAGCTGACCGTGCAGATATTTTCCGGATTCACACACGCAGCATGCCATGCAGTGCTGACATGAATCTAAACGAACTTGCTAGACTCACAGAAGGCTACACTGGCGCCGACATAAAGCTCATCTGCAGGGAAGCTGCTGTTGCCGCACTTGAT GAGAGGTTTGACATCCGAGAAGTAGCAATGAGACATTTCAAGTCTGCGGTCAGCAGAACAAAACCATCAGATGTCAAGTTTTTCCAAGAACTTGCAAAGCAATTTCGCCGATCGTTGACTTCACTGAGGCAGCAGTAA